acttcaccattatttgggcctagaggaaggcattgggaagtaataagtagatgatgggttgctagagtgacagaagcttaaaccctagtttatgcgttgcttcgtaaggggctgatttggatccatatgtttcatgctatggttaggtttaccttaatacttttgttgtagttgcggatgcttgcaatagaggttaatcataagtgggatgcttgtccaagtaagggcagcacccaagcaccggtccacccacatatcaaattatcaaagtaccgaacgcgaatcatatgaacgtgatgaaaactagcttgacgataattcccatgtgtcctcgggagcgcttttctctatataagagtttgtctaggcttgtactttgctacaaaaaggattgggccaccttgctgcactttatttacttttgttacttgttgctcgctacaaattatcttatcacaaaactatctgttacctattatttcagtgcttgcagagaataccttgctgaaaaccgcttatcatttccttctgctcctcgttgggttcgacactcttacttatcgaaaggactacgatagatcccctatacttgtgggtcatcaacatgcCATTTGCAACACCTATGCATTGTATTTGGTAAGGCTTCAGCAATGGTTGTTTCCATTGCCTTGTCTTGATCTGTCATGATGTTCAATGGATGTACATTGTTCATCGCAATCAGAAAGTTTTGGAAGACCCACTTGAAGGTTTCAATTTGTTCATTCGGAAGCAAAGCACACCCCAACAAAATTGTCTACAATGGTTGTTGACTCCAACAATCGGAGCAAATGGCATATTGTACCTATTTGTGCAAAAGGTAGTGTCAAAGAAAACACAATCTCTGTACTTACGGTACAATGCCCTTGTCCTCCCATCAACCCAAAACAGTCCAGTGACAGTGTCTGTTTCCTCATCAACTATTTGTGCATAGTAGAATTCCGGATTCTCATCTTGCCGCCTTTCAAGTATGCAACCGTCATGTCCATGTCCCGGAGATTTATGGTTTGCCGCGGCTTGGAACGATAATTTGTAACATCCCTCTTGACGTATGGTAGTATCCTCCGGTCTCCACCACGGACCCTCCCAAGCATTCCCATGCAGGATGATGTGGAGAAGTTCACATCATGCATTGTCAATATGAGGTCCAAATCCTCTTGCGGAATGTTGCGGTGTGAATGGTAGAACCGTACACGCTCTGGCTGTGGCATCAGATGGTGGGTATGCTCTGCAACGAAATATGAAACAACCCATTTATTGCCCCACAGCCCAACTATCAAGTGTGCTTTGCAATCATGACGGACCAATCTATTTTTCTGACGCTTGTTTGTGACATCCATTTCAAACCAAGATTCTTTGCTTGATGAGTGTTGTTCCGTCGAGATTGCTTCCGAAGCACTGCTAGTATCGGTCTTATTCTCTGGCTTCCCGGCATGGACACACCGGAACACCCTCTTGATTAGTACCACATGGCCCTTCTTTTGGCTGTTCTTTGAAGCAGATGTGTGTATGCCAAAGCCCATTTTGAATGCATAGTCGTTGTAGAACAGTTAGCATCATCAACAGAGTCGAACTCCATCCCAACATATGGTGCTAGTGGTTGAGATGAAATCTcatcatattcttcatcatcagACATTGCAGTCGCTGAAGTTGTCCCCAAGTTTGCTTCAAATTGATTTTCGGTGTAGCTGTCCTCACCTCTTGTACTACTGTGGGGAGCCTATCAACAGTGAAACAAAAGTTACTAACTGATCCTTAAGTTCAAGTTATGCTTCATGACACAAATACAATTTTTTTGAATGCAAATTATAGTTTAACCTGCAGCATGTAAATGCAGAAAGGAACAAAAGACCTCAGCATGAGAATTCAATTTCTCAGGGATGCAAGTATGTTTCATATGACTCAGTAAATTCAAGTTCACTTTCATAAGCAACATATGTTTTTCAACTTTTAAACACAAGGGTGCTACATATTTAACGCCATTTGTTTCAACAGAATGTTTTTATGCTACATTCCCTGAAAATGTGGTTCAAGTCAACTACAGTACTCTGTTTTTTCAATAAAAATTCAGCAAGTGTACATAGACCACttctaggaaaagggctatagcgaatatggacattaatggtgcaccaagtatgtggtgcgccactgctatatagcagtggcgcaccagatacaggtacgccattattgacatattactaatggcgcacctggtgtgtggtgcgtcattactagttttgaaaaaataaaaaaaatgttagcagtggcgcaccaggggatagtgcgccattattagttgacatagtaatgacgcacctgtacaaagtgcgccattactatgtgtatgactgggtccaaccttggtcaaacttagtaatagCGCACTTTGCAtggatgcgccattactatgtcaaacttaataatggcgcacctacacaaattgcgccattactaagtttgaccaatgtttgaccaagtcatacacatagtaatggcgcactttgtacaagtgcgccattactatgtcaactagtaagggcgcactatcccctggtgcgccactgctaacaactcataaccaaatgcacccccccccccacccccgtggaccgccttttcagttttaaaaaaataaaagaaaatgatggaaatgtcaaaaaaataaaagaaataagttTCCaacgtgatatgtggtctagttgttgggaaaatttacaaatatgaatttcgtctttatttccaaaatctctctgaaatttagtaaaatgggcataacttttgcatacaaactcagattaaaaagttttttatatgaaaaatcatctactcgaaaagttacatccgaattcaaagTTAATGCTTCCATTGTGAAGCGCGGGGACCTGGTTGATTACATATCCCGTTGATGCAATCACTTCTGATTGAAACTTGCCCAAAACAGCCCGGGTGTAGAAGTTGACCGCTTGATGCTCAATGTTGTATCTTGAGTAAAGAGGTGTTGTTGTTGCTTCACCAATGAAAGCCTGGTTGTCCTCACGGTCTAGCATCGTCTCTTGGAGCACCTCATACTGCTGCACAAATTTCCAAACCGACTCTTGAGGATTGATGAACATCTTGAAGTAAGAGTTGAGGCCCTCCGACCTCCCTGTAGTGCTTGTGAATGGGAAGAAGCATTTCCGGAAGTATGATGGAGCCCAGGTATGCCGGGTTCGCCACATGTTGCAAAGCTGTCTATTGTCTTCCAATTCGAAGCAATGTATCATGTGCTGCCAATTATCCTCAAACTCATCAACTGTTTCCGGATCGTTGATGCATGTGTAGAAAGCTTGCTCAAAAACTTCATCCCTGCTCAGTATTCTGCCCAACTTCTCTCTCGCTTTCCGCTGGACATGCCATTTGTAACACCTATGCACTGTATTTGGTAAGGCTTCAAAAATGGTTGTTTCCATTGCCTTGTCTTGATCTGTCATGATGTTCAATGGATGTACATTGTTCATCGCAATCAGAAAGTTTTGGAAGACCCACTTGAAGGTTTCAATTCGTTCATTCGGAAGCAAAGCACACCCCAACAAAATTGTCTGCAAATGGTTGTTGATGCCAACAATCGGAGCAAATGGCATATTGTACCTATTTGTGCAAAAGGTGGTGTCAAAGAAAACACAATCTCTGTACTTACGGTACAATGCCCTTGTCCTCCCATCAACCCAAAACAGTCCAGTGACAGTGTTTGTTTCCTCATCAACTGTTTTTGCATAATAGAATTCCGGATTATCATCTTGCCGCCTTTCAAAGTATGCAACCGTCATGTCCATGTCCCTGAGATTTATGGTTTGCCGCAGCTTGGAACGAAAATTTGTAACATCCCTCTTGACGTATGGCAGTATCCTCCGGTCTCCACCACGGACCCTCCCAAGCATTCCCATGCAGGATGATGTGGAGAAGTTCACATCATGCATTGTCAATATGAGGTCCAAATCCTCTTGCGGAATGTTGCGGTGTGAGTGGTAGatgttgcaaatatgccctagaggcaataaaaaatggttattattatatttccttgttcatgataattgtctattgttcatgctataattgtgttatccagaaatcgtaatacatgtgtgaatacatacaccataacgtgtccctagtaagcctctagttgactagctcggttatcaacagatagtcatggtttcctgactatggacattggatgtcattgataacgggatcacatcattaggagaatgatgtgatggacaagacccaatcctaagcatagcacaaaagatcgtgtagttcgtttgctagggcttttccaatgtcaagtatcatttccttagaccatgagatcgtgcaactcccggataccgtaggagtgctttgggtgtaccaaacgtcacaacgtaactgggtgactataaaggtacactacgggtatctccgaaagtgtctattgagttggcacggatcgagactgggatttgtcactccgtatgacggagaggtatctctgggcccactcggtaatgcatcatcataatgagctcaatgtgactaaggagttagtcacgggatcatgcattacggtacgagtaaagtgacttgccggtaacgagattgaacaaggtattgggataccgacgatcgaatctcgggcaagtaacgtaccgattgacaaagggaattgtatacgggattgattgaatcctcgacatcgtggttcatccgatgagatcatcgtggaacatgtgggagccaacatgggtatccagatcccgctgttggttattgtccggagaggcgtctcggtcatgtctgcatgtctcccgaacccgtagggtctacacacttaaggttaggtgacgctagggttgta
This DNA window, taken from Triticum aestivum cultivar Chinese Spring chromosome 1D, IWGSC CS RefSeq v2.1, whole genome shotgun sequence, encodes the following:
- the LOC123157265 gene encoding protein FAR1-RELATED SEQUENCE 5-like, which produces MSDDEEYDEISSQPLAPYVGMEFDSVDDAKLFYNDYAFKLGFGIHTSASKNSQKKGPVVLIKRVFRCVHAGKPENKTDTSSASEAISTEQHSSSKESWFEMDVTNKRQKNRLPERVRFYWHICNIYHSHRNIPQEDLDLILTMHDVNFSTSSCMGMLGRVRGGDRRILPYVKRDVTNFRSKLRQTINLRDMDMTVAYFERRQDDNPEFYYAKTVDEETNTVTGLFWVDGRTRALYRKYRDCVFFDTTFCTNRYNMPFAPIVGINNHLQTILLGCALLPNERIETFKWVFQNFLIAMNNVHPLNIMTDQDKAMETTIFEALPNTVHRCYKWHVQRKAREKLGRILSRDEVFEQAFYTCINDPETVDEFEDNWQHMIHCFELEDNRQLCNMWRTRHTWAPSYFRKCFFPFTSTTGRSEGLNSYFKMFINPQESVWKFVQQYEVLQETMLDREDNQAFIGEATTTPLYSRYNIEHQAVNFYTRAVLGKFQSEVIASTGYVINQVPALHNGSINFEFGC